From a single Lonchura striata isolate bLonStr1 chromosome 13, bLonStr1.mat, whole genome shotgun sequence genomic region:
- the SPIRE2 gene encoding protein spire homolog 2 produces MARAGAGPPRELSLEEVLKCYEQPLNEEQAWALCFQGCRAAAAAPVAPAPLRTADIRLRADGSLRLPAPPHDLPVLLTPSAEAQMVQSLGFAVYRALDWGLDENEERELSPRLEQLIDLMTNSDSEDSGCATADEGYGGQDEEEEGGEGPPRSVRTFGQAMRCCAARLADPAGAPAHYQAVCRALFAETVELMAFLAKIRDAKELLQKLKEDEEEEERPVADLGNLRNTDWARLWVQLMRELRHGVKLKKVQEKQFNPLPTEYQLTPFEMLMQDIRARNYKLRKVMVDGDIPPRVKKDAHELILDFIRSRPPLKQASERRLRPLPQKQRTLHEKILEEIRQERKLRPVEQKGYSSLPCIPHACAGRLSSSSCLELSRCPASAVPARPRPRVLLKAPTLAEMEEMNLSEDEDSPGTEVPLKRDRSFSEQDLAQLQSQLGGDQAVPRDPEPLQPEPRPRSGSVPASCHPLPDGPALPRAALGAVEERPEDGSSAAPASSSKHLWLEFSHPVESLALTVEEMINVRRVLVKAEMEKFLQSKELYSSLRRGKVCCCCRAKFPLFSWPTSCFFCKRSVCSSCSLKMKMPSKKLAHIPVYALGFESLPGSLLPRAPPLRRREPFHSLSGPCWRRVEEEFPHIYAQGSVLRDVCSDCAGFVTDVVSSSRRSVAVLNASAASRRHAKARSLYSDAWLK; encoded by the exons ATggcgcgggcgggcgcggggccgccgcgggAGCTGTCCCTGGAGGAGGTGCTGAAGTGCTACGAGCAGCCGCTGAACGAGGAGCAGGCCTGGGCGCTCTGCTTCCAGGGctgccgcgccgccgccgccgcccccgtcgcccccgcgccgctccgcaCCGCCGACATCCGCCTCCGCGCCGACGGCTCCCTCCGcctgcccgccccgccgcacG acCTGCCCGTGCTGCTGACGCCCTCGGCCGAAGCCCAG ATGGTGCAGTCGCTGGGCTTTGCCGTGTACCGGGCGCTGGACTGGGGGCTGGACGAGAACGAGGAGCGGGAGCTGAGCCCGCGCCTGGAGCAGCTCATCGACCTGATGACCAACAGCGACTCCGAGGACAGCGGCTGCGCCACGGCCGACGAGGGCTACGGGGggcaggatgaggaggaggaggggggcgAGGGGCCGCCTCGCTCGGTGCGCACCTTCGGCCAGGCCATGCGCTGCTGCGCCGCCCGCCTGGCCGACCCCGCCGGCGCCCCGGCGCACTACCAGGCTGTGTGCCGCGCCCTCTTCGCAGAGACCGTGGAGCTCATGGCCTTCCTCGCCAAGATCCGCGATGCCAAGGAG CTACTGCAGAAGctgaaggaggatgaggaagaagaggagcgGCCGGTGGCAGATCTGGGCAACCTGCGCAACACAGACTGG GCCCGGCTGTGGGTGCAGCTGATGCGGGAGCTGCGGCACGGTGTGAAGCTGAAGAAGGTGCAGGAGAAGCAGTTCAACCCTCTGCCCACCGAGTACCAGCTCACGCCCTTCGAGATGCTCATGCAGGACATCCGTGCCCGCAACTACAAACTCCGCAAGGTCATG gtGGATGGAGACATCCCCCCCCGGGTGAAGAAAGATGCCCACGAGCTCATACTCGACTTCATCCGCTCCCGGCCCCCCCTGAAGCAG GCATCAGagcggcggctgcggccgctgccccAGAAGCAGAGGACGCTCCATGAGAAGATCCTGGAGGAGATCAGGCAGGAGCGGAAGCTCCGGCCCGTGGAGCAGAAAG GATACAGCTCCTTGCCCTGCATCCCACACGCCTGCGCCGGCCGcctgagctccagctcctgcctcgAGCTGTCCCGCTGCCCGGCCAGCGCCGTGCCCGCGCGCCCACGGCCACGCGTCCTGCTCAAGGCGCCCACCCTGGCCGAGATGGAGGAGATGAACCTCTCCGAG GACGAGGACTCTCCGGGCACGGAGGTGCCACTGAAAAGGGATCGCTCCTTCTCGGAGCAGGACCTGGCCCAGCTGCAGAGCCAACTGGGGGGTGACCAGGCTGTGCCACGGGACCCGGAGCCACTGCAGCCCGAGCCACGGCCCCGCTCAG gctctgtccctgccagctgccacCCGCTGCCAGATGGCCCAGCACTGCCCCGGGCTGCCCTCGGAGCTGTGGAGGAGAGGCCAGAGGATGGATCCAgtgctgcccctgccagcagctccaagcACCTCTGGCTG GAGTTCAGCCACCCTGTGgagagcctggccctgactgtggAGGAGATGATCAACGTGCGCAGGGTGCTGGTCAAGGCCGAGATGGAGAAGTTCCTGCAGAGCAAGGAGCTGTACAGCAGCCTGCGGAGGGGCAag gtctgctgctgctgcagggccaaGTTTCCTCTCTTCTCCTGGCCCACGTCGTGTTTCTTCTGCAAGCG GTCTGTCTGTAGCTCCTGCAGTCTAAAG ATGAAGATGCCTTCCAAGAAGCTGGCTCACATCCCCGTCTACGCGCTGGGCTTCGAGAGCCTGCCGGGCTcgctgctgcccagggccccgCCGCTGCGCCGGAGGGAGCCCTTCCA CTCGCTCTCGGGGCCGTGCTGGCGCCGGGTGGAGGAGGAATTCCCCCACATCTACGCCCAGGGCTCGGTCCTGCGCGACGTCTGCTCCGACTGCGCCGGCTTCGTCACCGACGTGGTGAGCTCCAGCCGCCGCAGCGTGGCCGTGCTCAACGCCAGCGCCGCGTCCCGGCGCCACGCCAAGGCGCGCTCCCTCTACAGCGACGCGTGGCTCAAGTGA
- the TCF25 gene encoding ribosome quality control complex subunit TCF25, which produces MSRRALRRLRGEQRGQEGPGLGELGLRPGPERAREGGPPPAPGKGPRGPPRAGVSNRFELIPAEESEDEPAAGEERPEPRLSEQDTAGGSQEGSRHGSKEGAGSPPETDGDGQREGQEAEQPHRTLATSNKPRKKKKKRKTKKNSAGETVEDNELEDIESLLERIEEPGLAPQSQGGISADSRPLLYVEHRNLNPENELKRYFGARAVLGDQRPRQRQRQYVRSMWLTAPKNTWPRYSKTGITMQLLDTRRGVQHFTFEHHREYQQVQFKFLDAVESMDPNNIVLLLQMNPYHVDSLLQLSEVCRMQEDQEMARDLIERALYSLECAFHPVFSLTSGTCRLDYRRPENRAFFLALFKHLMFLEKRGCPRTALEFCKLILSLDPENDPLCVLLLIDFLSLRAREYTFLTRLFQEWESHRNLSQLPNFAFSVPLAYFFLSQQEERPELERSQARERAARLIQLALIMFPSVLMPLLDHCSVQPDARVASHPFFGLNAQISQSPALNQLTSLYVGRTHALWKDPAVMAWLEPHVHEVLHMVDAQDTLVQEAEHKRKIRYQSAPRNIYRHIILSEMKEATAALPLEVTSQPVMDFDPLPPLDSIVSYTRPERTSHPSNESTLSLFFRSLLPNFNLQGDMRHDGDDEARAAQDLNQGVNRLMAAMRDMLANIQFQEPPRDDNPEGDGDWD; this is translated from the exons aTGTCGCGCCGGGCCCTGAGGCGGCTGCGGGGCGAGCAGCGCGGCCaggaggggccggggctgggcgaGCTCGGCCTCCGCCCCGGCCCGGAGCGCGCCCGGGAGGGGGGGCCGCCGCCAGCCCCCGGGAAGGGGCCCCGCGGGCCGCCCCGCGCCGGCGTCAGCAACCGCTTCGAGCTG ATCCCAGCTGaggagtcagaggacgagccgGCAGCCGGAGAGGAGCGACCGGAGCCCCGGCTCAGCGAGCAGGACACGGCGGGAGGGAGCCAGGAGGGGAGCAGGCACGGGAGCAAGGAAGGGGCTGGGAGCCCTCCGGAGACGGACGGTGATGGACAGAGAGAGGGGCAGGAGGCCGAGCAGCCACACAGAACG CTGGCAACGAGTAACAAGCCacggaagaaaaaaaagaaaaggaaaaccaagaaaaattcAGCAGGAGAGACTGTG GAAGACAACGAGCTGGAGGACATCGAGAGCCTTTTGGAGAGGATCGAGGAGCCCGGGCTGGCCCCGCAGAGCCAGGGCGGGATCAGCGCCGACAGCCGGCCTCTGCTCTACGTGGAGCACAG AAACTTGAACCCAGAGAATGAGTTGAAGAGATACTTTGGGGCTCGTGCTGTGCTCGGGGACCAGAG GCCgaggcagcggcagcggcagtACGTCCGCAGCATGTGGCTGACAGCCCCCAAGAACACCTGGCCACGCTACAGCAAGACAG GTATCACCATGCAGCTGCTGGACACCCGGAGGGGGGTACAGCACTTCACCTTCGAGCACCACCGTGAGTACCAGCAGGTCCAGTTCAAGTTCCTGGACGCTGTGGAGTCCATGGACCCCAACAACATTGTG ctgctgctccagatgAACCCCTACCACGTGGactccctcctgcagctcagcgAGGTGTGCCGCATGCAGGAGGACCAGGAGATGGCCCGGGATCTCATAG AGCGGGCACTGTACAGCCTGGAGTGCGCCTTCCACCCCGTGTTCAGCCTCACCAGCGGGACCTGCAGGCTGGACTACCGGCGCCCAGAGAAcag GGCTTTCTTCCTGGCTCTCTTCAAGCACCTGATGTTCCTGGAGAAGAGAGGCTGTCCCCGCACAGCCCTGGAGTTCTGCAAGCTCATCCTGAG CCTTGATCCTGAGAATGACCcgctctgtgtgctgctgctgatcgACTTCCTGTCCCTCCGGGCCAGGGAATACACCTTCCTGACCCGCCTCTTCCAGGAGTGGGAG AGTCACCGGAATCTGTCCCAGCTGCCCAATTTTGCCTTCTCGGTGCCACTGGCCTATTTCttcctgagccagcaggaagaGCGCCCGGAGCTGGAGCGGAGCCAGGCCCGGGAGCGAGCGGCCCGGCTCATCCAGCTCGCGCTCATCATGTTCCCAAGCG TTCTGATGCCACTGCTGGATCACTGCAGTGTGCAGCCTGATGCCAGGGTGGCCTCCCACCCCTTCTTTGGGCTGAATGCCCAGATCAG CCAGTCACCCGCCCTGAACCAGCTGACGTCCCTGTACGTGGGCAGGACACACGCCCTGTGGAAGGACCCGGCTGTCATGGCCTGGCTGGAGCCCCACGTCCACGAGGTTCTGCACATGGTGGACGCCCAGGACACGCTGGTGCAGGAGGCCGAGCACAA GAGGAAGATCCGGTACCAGAGCGCTCCCAGGAACATCTACCGGCACATCATCCTCTCGGAGATGAAGGAGGCCACGGCAGCCCTGCCTCTG gagGTGACCTCCCAGCCAGTGATGGACTTCgaccccctccctcccctggaTTCCATTGTTTCCTACACCCGACCGGAAAG GACAAGCCATCCCTCCAACGAAAGCACTTTATCCCTCTTCTTCCGCTCTCTGTTGCCAAATTTTAACTTGCAG GGGGACATGCGGCACGACGGGGACGACGAGGCCAGGGCAGCGCAGGACCTCAACCAGGGGGTGAACAGGCTGATGGCGGCCATGCGGGACATGCTGGCCAACATCCAGTTCCAGGAGCCCCCCCGCGATGACAATCCCGAGGGCGACGGCGACTGGGATTGA
- the TUBB3 gene encoding tubulin beta-3 chain: MSTLAPLRLLREPSNASEGNQSNATVGATGGWCQGLDIPNELFLALGLMSLVENLLVVAAILKNRNLHSPTYYFICCLAVSDMLVSISNLAEMLFMLLLEHGVLVMRPGIVRHMDSVIDTLICSSVVSSLSFLGVIAVDRYITIFYALRYHSIMTLQRAVVTMASVWLASTVSSTVLITYYHSNTVLLCLIGFFLFMLVLMLVLYIHMFALARHHLHSISSHQKPTTAHRAGSLKGAVTLTILLGVFFICWGPFFFHLILIVTCPTNPFCTCFFSYFNLFLVLIICNSVIDPLIYAFRSQELRRTLREVVTCSWLFAVTLWLASGSPGEPQGESPSRSRRSVKGHLLPEGTGKDRPGGGRLDPSRGVVPAAPGQRAHHRRLCSRAAPAAAHLITGTGTAAAPAGATGDRDPQDVPPVPCPYPSPFRDAGRCGGAAAAADWLRAAVTSAAGPVRRREPIKDAAAAAPPPALPVPLRSGAAPLPAPARSRPAPLRPGRTMREIVHIQAGQCGNQIGAKFWEVISDEHGIDPSGNYVGDSDLQLERISVYYNEASSHKYVPRAILVDLEPGTMDSVRSGAFGHLFRPDNFIFGQSGAGNNWAKGHYTEGAELVDSVLDVVRKECENCDCLQGFQLTHSLGGGTGSGMGTLLISKVREEYPDRIMNTFSVVPSPKVSDTVVEPYNATLSIHQLVENTDETYCIDNEALYDICFRTLKLATPTYGDLNHLVSATMSGVTTSLRFPGQLNADLRKLAVNMVPFPRLHFFMPGFAPLTARGSQQYRALTVPELTQQMFDAKNMMAACDPRHGRYLTVATVFRGRMSMKEVDEQMLAIQSKNSSYFVEWIPNNVKVAVCDIPPRGLKMSSTFIGNSTAIQELFKRISEQFTAMFRRKAFLHWYTGEGMDEMEFTEAESNMNDLVSEYQQYQDATAEEEGEMYEDDEEESEAQGAK; this comes from the exons ATGTCAACGCTGGCCCCCCTGCGTCTGCTGCGCGAGCCCTCGAACGCCAGCGAGGGCAACCAGAGCAACGCCACGGTTGGGGCCACTGGTGGCTGGTGCCAGGGGCTGGACATTCCCAACGAGCTGttcctggcactggggctgATGAGCCTGGTGGAGAACCTGCTGGTTGTGGCTGCCATCCTGAAGAACAGGAACCTGCACTCGCCCACCTACTACTTCATCTGCTGCCTGGCGGTGTCGGACATGCTGGTGAGCATCAGCAACCTGGCGGAGATGCTCttcatgctgctgctggagcacgGGGTGCTGGTGATGCGCCCCGGCATCGTCCGCCACATGGACAGCGTCATCGACACGCTCATCTGCAGCTCCGTCGTCTCGTCCCTCTCCTTCCTGGGGGTCATCGCCGTCGACCGCTACATCACCATCTTCTATGCCCTGCGCTACCACAGCATCATGACGCTGCAGCGGGCCGTGGTCACCATGGCCAGCGTCTGGCTGGCCAGCACCGTCTCCAGCACCGTCTTGATCACCTACTACCACAGCAACACCGTCCTCCTCTGCCTCATCGGCTTCTTCCTCTTCATGCTGGTCCTCATGCTGGTGCTCTACATCCACATGTTCGCCCTGGCCCGCCACCACCTCCACAGCATCTCCAGCCATCAGAAGCCAACCACCGCCCACCGTGCAGGCAGCCTGAAGGGTGCTGTCACCCTCACCATTCTCCTGGGCGTCTTCTTTATCTGCTGGGGGCCCTTCTTCTTCCACCTCATCCTCATCGTCACCTGTCCCACCAACCCCTTCTGCACCTGCTTCTTCAGCTACTTCAACCTCTTCCTGGTCCTCATCATCTGTAACTCGGTGATTGACCCCCTCATCTACGCCTTCCGGAGCCAGGAGCTCCGGCGGACGCTGCGGGAGGTGGTGACGTGCTCCTG GCTCTTTGCAGTGACGCTGTGGCTGGCATCGGGCAGCCCGGGGGAGCCCCAGGGGGAGAGTCCCTCCCGGTCCCGCCGGTCCGTCAAGGGTCACTTGCTCCCGGAGGGAACCGGGAAAGACCGGCCGGGCGGCGGGAGGCTGGACCCTTCGCGGGGGGTGGTCCCGGCCGCCCCCGGACAAAGGGCCCATCACCGTCGCCTTTGTTCtcgggccgcgcccgccgccgcccacCTCATCACCGGCACCggcactgcagccgctcccgcggGGGCGACCGGCGACCGGGACCCCCAGGATGTCCCTCCCGTACCCTGTCCCTACCCCTCCCCGTTCCGGGACGCG GGCCGTTGCGGCGgtgcggcggcggccgcggatTGGCTGCGGGCGGCGGTGACGTCAGCGGCCGGCCCGGTGCGGCGGCGGGAGCCTATAAAGGatgcggcggcggccgcgccgccccccgcgctcccggtgccgctccgCTCCGGTgccgctccgctcccggccCCAGCCCGCTCCCGTCCCGCTCCGCTCCGGCCCGGCCGCACCATGAGGGAGATCGTCCACATCCAGGCGGGGCAATGCGGCAACCAGATCGGCGCCAAG TTCTGGGAGGTGATCAGCGACGAACACGGCATCGACCCCAGCGGCAACTACGTGGGGGACTCGGACCTGCAGCTTGAACGCATCAGCGTCTACTACAATGAGGCCTCTT CTCACAAGTACGTGCCTCGCGCCATCCTGGTGGACCTGGAGCCGGGGACGATGGACAGCGTGCGCTCGGGCGCCTTCGGCCACCTCTTCCGCCCTGACAACTTCATCTTCG ggCAGAGCGGTGCCGGGAACAACTGGGCAAAGGGGCACTACACAGAGGGGGCCGAGCTGGTGGACTCGGTGCTGGATGTGGTGCGGAAGGAGTGTGAGAACTGCGACTGCCTGCAGGGCTTCCAGCTGACCCACTCGCTGGGCGGGGGCACCGGCTCGGGCATGGGCACGCTGCTGATCAGCAAGGTGCGGGAGGAGTACCCCGACCGCATCATGAACACCTTCAGCGTGGTGCCGTCCCCCAAGGTGTCGGACACGGTGGTGGAGCCCTACAACGCCACGCTGTCCATCCACCAGCTGGTGGAGAACACGGACGAGACCTACTGCATCGACAACGAGGCGCTCTACGACATCTGCTTCCGCACCCTCAAGCTGGCCACCCCCACCTACGGCGACCTCAACCACCTCGTCTCGGCCACCATGAGCGGCGTCACCACCTCCCTGCGCTTCCCCGGCCAGCTCAACGCCGACCTGCGCAAGCTGGCCGTCAACATGGTGCCCTTCCCGCGGCTGCACTTCTTCATGCCCGGCTTCGCCCCGCTGACGGCACGCGGCAGCCAGCAGTACCGCGCCCTCACCGTGCCCGAGCTCACCCAGCAGATGTTTGATGCCAAGAACATGATGGCCGCCTGcgacccccgccacggccgctaCCTCACCGTGGCCACCGTCTTCCGTGGCCGCATGTCCATGAAGGAGGTGGATGAACAGATGTTGGCCATCCAGAGCAAGAACAGCTCCTACTTTGTGGAGTGGATCCCCAACAATGTCAAGGTGGCCGTGTGTGACATCCCGCCACGGGGGCTGAAGATGTCCTCCACCTTCATCGGGAACAGCACGGCCATCCAGGAGCTCTTCAAGCGCATCTCGGAGCAGTTCACGGCCATGTTCCGCCGCAAGGCTTTCCTGCACTGGTACACGGGCGAGGGCATGGACGAGATGGAGTTCACCGAGGCCGAGAGCAACATGAACGACCTGGTGTCCGAGTACCAGCAGTACCAGGACGCCACGGCCGAGGAGGAGGGCGAGATGTacgaggacgacgaggaggagtcGGAGGCGCAGGGCGCCAAGTga
- the DEF8 gene encoding differentially expressed in FDCP 8 homolog isoform X2, giving the protein MGGRYRTGAMASDERLARFRQAHLNPFNKSPEQPERPDGEPPAPAQQPDPTPGDPEGALDLGLAEDHFSRPVGLILASDVPQLRRAIEECKRLILALPEHSERQKDAVVRLIHLRLKLQELKDPGEDEPNIRVVLEHRFYKEKSKSVKQMCDKCSTIIWGLIQTWYTCTGCYYRCHSKCLPLVSRPCVRAQVSHQAEYQLSICPESGLDSQDYRCAECRAPISLRGVPSEARQCDYTGLYYCSSCHWNDLAVVPARAIHNWDFEPRKVSRCSMRYLALMVSRPVLKLREINPLLFNYVEELVEIRLRQDILLMKPYFITCKEAMEARLLLQLQDRQHFVENDEMYSLQDLIDIEAGRLGCSLTEIHTLFAKHIKLDCERCQAKGFVCELCREGDVLFPFDSHTSVCADCSAVFHRDCYYDNSTTCPRCARLSLRKQSLFQDSGTEAEP; this is encoded by the exons ATGGGTGGACGGTACCG GACGGGGGCGATGGCGTCGGACGAGCGGCTGGCCCGCTTCCGCCAGGCACACCTGAACCCCTTCAACAAGAGCCCCGAGCAGCCGGAGCGCCCCGACGGAGAACCCCCTgccccag CCCAGCAGCCGGATCCCACCCCCGGGGACCCCGAGGGCGCCCTGGACCTGGGGCTGGCCGAGGACCACTTCTCCCGCCCCGTG GGGCTGATCCTGGCGTCGGACGTGCCGCAGCTGCGCCGCGCCATCGAGGAGTGCAAGCGGCTGATCCTGGCGCTGCCCGAGCACTCGGAGCGGCAGAAGGACGCCGTGGTCCGGCTCATCCACCTCCGCCTcaagctgcaggagctgaag GACCCTGGTGAGGATGAGCCCAACATCCGCGTGGTCCTGGAGCATCGTTTCTACAAGGAGAAGAGTAAGAGCGTCAAGCAGATGTGTGACAAGTGCAGCACCATCATCTGGGGGCTCATCCAGACCTGGTACACCTGCACAG GCTGCTACTACCGGTGCCACAGCAAGTGCCTGCCGCTGGTGAGCCGGCCCTGCGTGCGTGCCCAGGTGAGCCACCAGGCCGAGTACCAGCTCAGCATCTGCCCCGAGAGTGGGCTGGACAGCCAGGACTACCGCTGTGCCGAGTGCCGGGCCCCCATCTCCCTCC GGGGGGTGCCCAGCGAGGCCCGGCAGTGCGACTACACCGGCCTCTACTactgctccagctgccactgGAACGACCTGGCCGTGGTGCCCGCCCGTGCCATCCACAACTGGGACTTCGAGCCCCGCAAG GTGTCACGGTGCAGCATGAGGTACCTGGCACTGATGGTGTCACGGCCGGTGCTGAAGCTGCGGGAGATCAACCCACTGCTCTTCAACTACGTGGAGGAGCTGGTGGAGATCCGG CTGCGCCAGGACATCCTGCTGATGAAGCCCTACTTCATCACCTGCAAGGAGGCGATGGAGGcgcggctgctgctgcag CTGCAGGACCGGCAGCACTTTGTGGAGAACGACGAGATGTACTCGCTGCAGGACCTGATCGACATCGAGGCCGGGCGCCTCGGCTGCTCCCTCACCGAGATCCACACGCTCTTTGCCAAGCACATCAAGCTGGACTGCGAG cGATGCCAGGCCAAGGGCTTCGTCTGTGAGCTGTGCCGGGAGGGCGACGTGCTCTTCCCCTTCGACAGCCACACCTCGGTCTGCGCCGACTGCTCGGCCGTCTTCCACAG GGACTGCTACTACGACAACTCCACCACCTGCCCCCGGTGCGCCCGGCTGAGCCTGCGGAAGCAATCCTTGTTCCAGGACTCCGGCACGGAGGCGGAGCCCTGA
- the DEF8 gene encoding differentially expressed in FDCP 8 homolog isoform X1, with amino-acid sequence MGGRYRTGAMASDERLARFRQAHLNPFNKSPEQPERPDGEPPAPAQQPDPTPGDPEGALDLGLAEDHFSRPVGLILASDVPQLRRAIEECKRLILALPEHSERQKDAVVRLIHLRLKLQELKDPGEDEPNIRVVLEHRFYKEKSKSVKQMCDKCSTIIWGLIQTWYTCTGCYYRCHSKCLPLVSRPCVRAQVSHQAEYQLSICPESGLDSQDYRCAECRAPISLRGVPSEARQCDYTGLYYCSSCHWNDLAVVPARAIHNWDFEPRKVSRCSMRYLALMVSRPVLKLREINPLLFNYVEELVEIRKLRQDILLMKPYFITCKEAMEARLLLQLQDRQHFVENDEMYSLQDLIDIEAGRLGCSLTEIHTLFAKHIKLDCERCQAKGFVCELCREGDVLFPFDSHTSVCADCSAVFHRDCYYDNSTTCPRCARLSLRKQSLFQDSGTEAEP; translated from the exons ATGGGTGGACGGTACCG GACGGGGGCGATGGCGTCGGACGAGCGGCTGGCCCGCTTCCGCCAGGCACACCTGAACCCCTTCAACAAGAGCCCCGAGCAGCCGGAGCGCCCCGACGGAGAACCCCCTgccccag CCCAGCAGCCGGATCCCACCCCCGGGGACCCCGAGGGCGCCCTGGACCTGGGGCTGGCCGAGGACCACTTCTCCCGCCCCGTG GGGCTGATCCTGGCGTCGGACGTGCCGCAGCTGCGCCGCGCCATCGAGGAGTGCAAGCGGCTGATCCTGGCGCTGCCCGAGCACTCGGAGCGGCAGAAGGACGCCGTGGTCCGGCTCATCCACCTCCGCCTcaagctgcaggagctgaag GACCCTGGTGAGGATGAGCCCAACATCCGCGTGGTCCTGGAGCATCGTTTCTACAAGGAGAAGAGTAAGAGCGTCAAGCAGATGTGTGACAAGTGCAGCACCATCATCTGGGGGCTCATCCAGACCTGGTACACCTGCACAG GCTGCTACTACCGGTGCCACAGCAAGTGCCTGCCGCTGGTGAGCCGGCCCTGCGTGCGTGCCCAGGTGAGCCACCAGGCCGAGTACCAGCTCAGCATCTGCCCCGAGAGTGGGCTGGACAGCCAGGACTACCGCTGTGCCGAGTGCCGGGCCCCCATCTCCCTCC GGGGGGTGCCCAGCGAGGCCCGGCAGTGCGACTACACCGGCCTCTACTactgctccagctgccactgGAACGACCTGGCCGTGGTGCCCGCCCGTGCCATCCACAACTGGGACTTCGAGCCCCGCAAG GTGTCACGGTGCAGCATGAGGTACCTGGCACTGATGGTGTCACGGCCGGTGCTGAAGCTGCGGGAGATCAACCCACTGCTCTTCAACTACGTGGAGGAGCTGGTGGAGATCCGG AAGCTGCGCCAGGACATCCTGCTGATGAAGCCCTACTTCATCACCTGCAAGGAGGCGATGGAGGcgcggctgctgctgcag CTGCAGGACCGGCAGCACTTTGTGGAGAACGACGAGATGTACTCGCTGCAGGACCTGATCGACATCGAGGCCGGGCGCCTCGGCTGCTCCCTCACCGAGATCCACACGCTCTTTGCCAAGCACATCAAGCTGGACTGCGAG cGATGCCAGGCCAAGGGCTTCGTCTGTGAGCTGTGCCGGGAGGGCGACGTGCTCTTCCCCTTCGACAGCCACACCTCGGTCTGCGCCGACTGCTCGGCCGTCTTCCACAG GGACTGCTACTACGACAACTCCACCACCTGCCCCCGGTGCGCCCGGCTGAGCCTGCGGAAGCAATCCTTGTTCCAGGACTCCGGCACGGAGGCGGAGCCCTGA
- the DBNDD1 gene encoding dysbindin domain-containing protein 1 isoform X2, giving the protein MAAPAAVATGELGKEPLVPERPAGTPTHGPAQETPRVPEEQGGIPIPSAGLLQVTERRQPLSSVSSLEVHFDLLDLTELTDMSDQELAEVFADSDEENAAGETPGGLQPPAAPRAGYLRSPSWTRAREQGRDKKHLSDPELPPGPPGPPDAFLPAERPREP; this is encoded by the exons ATGGCGGCTCCGGCGGCGGTCGCCACCGGAG AGCTTGGCAAGGAGCCGCTGGTCCCGGAGCGCCCCGCAGGGACCCCCACGCACGGGCCGGCCCAGGAGACCCCCCGAGTCCCCGAGGAGCAGGGGggcatccccatccccagcgCCGGCCTGCTGCAGGTCACCGAGCGCCGAC AGCCCCTGAGCAGCGTGTCTTCGCTGGAGGTGCACTTCGACCTGCTGGACCTGACGGAGTTGACGGATATGTCAGACCAGGAGCTGGCCGAGGTCTTCGCCGACTCCGACGAGGAGAACGCGGCCGGAGAGACGCCCGGCG GGCTGCAgccgccggcggcgccgcgggccGGGTACCTGCGCTCGCCCTCCTGGACCCGCGCCCGGGAGCAGGGCCGGGACAAGAAGCACCTGAGTGACCCCGAGCTgccgccgggacccccgggacccccggacGCCTTCCTGCCCGCCGAGCGCCCGCGGGAGCCGTAG
- the DBNDD1 gene encoding dysbindin domain-containing protein 1 isoform X1 translates to MQAEARGEFCSRDQRPELGKEPLVPERPAGTPTHGPAQETPRVPEEQGGIPIPSAGLLQVTERRQPLSSVSSLEVHFDLLDLTELTDMSDQELAEVFADSDEENAAGETPGGLQPPAAPRAGYLRSPSWTRAREQGRDKKHLSDPELPPGPPGPPDAFLPAERPREP, encoded by the exons ATGCAGGCGGAGGCCAGAGGGGAATTCTGCAGCCGGGACCAGCGCCCTG AGCTTGGCAAGGAGCCGCTGGTCCCGGAGCGCCCCGCAGGGACCCCCACGCACGGGCCGGCCCAGGAGACCCCCCGAGTCCCCGAGGAGCAGGGGggcatccccatccccagcgCCGGCCTGCTGCAGGTCACCGAGCGCCGAC AGCCCCTGAGCAGCGTGTCTTCGCTGGAGGTGCACTTCGACCTGCTGGACCTGACGGAGTTGACGGATATGTCAGACCAGGAGCTGGCCGAGGTCTTCGCCGACTCCGACGAGGAGAACGCGGCCGGAGAGACGCCCGGCG GGCTGCAgccgccggcggcgccgcgggccGGGTACCTGCGCTCGCCCTCCTGGACCCGCGCCCGGGAGCAGGGCCGGGACAAGAAGCACCTGAGTGACCCCGAGCTgccgccgggacccccgggacccccggacGCCTTCCTGCCCGCCGAGCGCCCGCGGGAGCCGTAG